The proteins below come from a single Piliocolobus tephrosceles isolate RC106 unplaced genomic scaffold, ASM277652v3 unscaffolded_25215, whole genome shotgun sequence genomic window:
- the LOC113221490 gene encoding GA-binding protein subunit beta-2-like gives MTNSVEESKEGNERELLQQQLQEANRRAQEYRHQLLKKEQEAEQYRLKLEAIVRQQPSGVDFTMVEEVAEVNAVVVTEGELEERETQVTGSAGTTEPHARVSMETVSS, from the exons ATGACAAACAGTGTGGAGGAAAGCAAG GAAGGCAATGAAAGAGAGCTACTACAGCAACAACTCCAGGAGGCCAATCGAAGAGCCCAGGAATACCGACACCAGCTCCTAAAGAAAGAGCAGGAAGCAGAACAGTACCGTCTTAAGCTGGAGGCCATAGTCCGACAGCAGCCCAGTGGAGTTGATTTTACCATGGTTGAAGAGGTGGCTGAGGTAAATGCTGTAGTAGTCACAGAGGGGGagctggaagagagagagacacaagtGACTGGGTCCGCAGGGACCACAGAGCCTCACGCTAGAGTTTCCATGGAAACTGTTTCATCTTAA